One Campylobacter concisus genomic window, GCTTCTCACATCTCTTTCTGCTAAATTTTTCGGACTTGATAATTTTGGTGAGCTTGAAAATATAAAAGATCTAAAAAGCATGCTAGAAGGCCCACAATATACAAGATGGAGAACTTTTAGAGAAAATGAAGATGCAAAATACACAGGATGCATGGTAAATAGATTTCTTACAAGATCTCCTTATGTGCCAGAAGATAATCCTATAAAGAGCTTTAATTATAGAGAAACTGTAAACAATCACGATGATATGCTTTGGGGCAATGGAGCTTATGCGTTTGCTACAAGGCTTACAGATAGTTTTGCTGATTATAGATGGTGCGGAAATATCATTGGGCCAAAAGGTGGCGGTGCCGTAAAAGATCTTCCAACTTATACTTATGAAAATTATGGAAGCGTTCAAACAAAAATTCCAACCGAAGTTTTGATCACAGATAGAAGAGAATTTGAACTTTCAGAAAATGGATTTATCGCTCTTACTTTAAGAAGAGATAGCAATAACGCTGCATTTTTCTCTGCTAATTCTGCACTAAAGCCTAAAATTTTCCCAAATACTCCAGAAGGTAAAGCTGCTGAGACAAATTTCAGGCTCGGAACTCAACTACCTTATGTGTTCTTGATCTCTCGTTTGGCTCATTATCTAAAAGTACTTCAAAGAGAAGAGATAGGTACATGGAAAGAGCGTAGCGATGTTGAGCGCGGCTTAAATGAATGGCTAAGACAATACATCTCAGATCAGGAAAATCCACCAGCAGATGTTAGAAGTAGAAGACCATTTAGAAGTGCAAAGGTTATCGTTAGTGATATAGCTGGTGAGCCTGGTTGGTATAAAATAGAGCTTTTGGCTAGACCTCACTTTAAATTTATGGGAGCAAATTTCGAGCTTTCTTTAGTCGGAAAACTAGACAAAGAGTAAGCTTGCTATGTCGCTGATAGATAAAATTTTATATGAATTTAGTGACGAATCAAAACTACGTCCATATTTTAAAGATCTAGACAGCGACATAAAAGATCACATTGATACTATTTTAAACTCTAGACTTGGTAACTACGGCCGATTAAATGATAGTATTATCGATCTTTGGTCGATGGGTGTTGAGATAAATGAGCTTGGTCATAAACTTGGCATAGCAATATATGAACTAATCAGCTCAAATGAGAATAGAATAGAAGTAACATCTATCGGATACGATGACTCACTAAAGCCTTGGCGTATCATCTTTAATATAAACTACAAGCATAAAAACGATAATTTCAAAGAGTATTTACTAAAAGTTATTTTTAAAAACAATAGATATTGTGAGATTTTATAATGGATTATAATGAAAATAATCTAGCTTATTTTCAAAAAGAGATGGCATATCTTGATGAAACAAGAGCCCTTTTTATTAAAAATTTTCCAAAAGTAGCACCCTTTTTAGATACTAAAAGCAAAGATCCTGATGTTGAGAGTATAATAGAAAATATGGCTATTTTAACATCGAGGATCAGGCAAGAACTAGATGAAAATATCCCACTAATAGCTGAGTCTTTAGTAAATATATTAATGCCAAGCTATACAAATCCTTTTCCATCAGTTTGTATGCAAGAATTTACATTAAGAGATGACTTCTCTGGGGTAAAAGAATTTATACCAAAAGGAAGTATAGTCGAGTCAAAGCAGATCAATGGCGTAACGTGCAAATTTCAAACAATCTTTGACATAAATTTGCTTCCCTTAAAGATAACAAAAGCTTTTATGTCAAACAATAAGAGTGATTATCTTCTAAATTTAAATATAAGCGTTACAAAGGACGAGCTTAGCACTAAAGAACTTGATATAGATTTTTTAAATTTATATCTTGGAGATAATGTTTACTTCTCTTCTACACTCTTAATGTGGCTAAAAAATTACCTGAAATTTATTACAATAAGTTTTGAAGATAGCGATCAAGAGATAAAGTTAAGCCCTGATAAACTTAGTTTAGATGAGTTTGACGAGCGCTTGATAAAGAGTGATGAGTTTGGATTTGAAGCATTTGAGCTTTTAAAAGAGCTATCATTTTTTCCTTCAAAGTTAAATTTTGTGCGAGTAAACGGCCTTAGCTTTCTTAAAAATTTTTCTACAAAAAGCTTTAATATTAAATTCATATTTTCAAAAGATATGCCAAGTGGATATGTGCCAAGGCTAGAGTATTTTTCTCTTTTTACCACACCTGCAATAAATTTATTTGCAATGAGTGCCGAGCCTATTTTAAATAACAATAGGCGAAGTGAATATAGAATTTTTCTAGATCGCTCAAATATTGATGCTTATGAAATCGTTTCAATCAATAAGGTGGTCGCCCATAGTAGTAATAATGAAAAAAGGATATTAAAAAACTATAAAAGTTTTGAGAGATTTGAATTTTTAAATGATGAGCGAGCAAAAGATTATTATTTTGTCAGCAATAAAACAGATATAAAACTAAACTCTTATAAAGAAATTTCCTTTTTTAAAAGCGACTCTAAAGATCAAACCATTAGCATAGATACACTTTGCTGCAATGGTGATTTGCCTTGTAAGCTAAGACTTGGTGAGATAGATAGAGTGTTATCTCATCAAGGTGTAACAACTAAAAATTTAACCATTCCAACTAGTGTAAAGCGAGTAAAAATAGATGGAAATCTTCTTTGGAAACTAGTTAGCATATTATCTTTTAGTTATCAAAGTATACTAGAGAAGGGCTCTTTTTTAGCACTTCTTAATACCTTTAGCGCGCCAGATGATGAGTTTTTTAAAAAATTTGCAAACTCGCTTTATGATATAAAAACGAAGCAAATTTATAGAGTTGATCAAGGCTTTGCAAAAAGAGGGTTGCTCTGCATATTTTATATAGATGAAAGTGAATTTGAGAGTATTGGAAATGTCTATGCTTTAGGTATAAATTTGGCTAAATTTTTATCAAAATTTGCTTCAATTAATTCATTTTGCGAGCTTAAAATAAAGTGTATAAAGAGCAAAATTTTGCTTAATTATGACTTTTTAGGTGGTACAAAAAAATTAATATGAACAAAGAACTAAATCAAGCTTCTTTTTTTAAATTAGTAAAGAACTGCCTAAAGCACCACAATAGAAGAGATATTTTTTTAAAAAATAGCCCAAGTTTTGCCTATCCGATTAATGAACTTGAAAGCTTAAATAAAGAGGATGTATTAAAAATCGTCGTAAATTTTATGGGTCTTTTGGGGAGTGGCTCGCATCTTACAAGTTATATTTTGGAGAAGATTTCAAAGAGTAGCGATAATAATTTCGAGAAATTTTTTGACTTTTTTGACAATTACTTGCTTTGGCTTTTCTTTGATAGCATTAGTCTGAAAAATTATGCAAGATCCTTTGAAAAAGAGCTTGATGATAAAATTTCAAAGATTTTATTGGATATATTAAACATAAGCAATAAAAAATTAGCAAAAAAATTCTTACCATTTTCTCCGCTTATTATTAGTCAAAGAAGGCCTAAAAGAGAGATCGAGTTTGCCTTGCAGCGTCATTTTAATTTAAAAAATAAACTATTTTTACTGGAAAATCTACCAAATCAAATTTTCATAGCACCTTCAAATTTAAATTCGCTTGGCATCAAAAATAGGGCTTTAGGCAGAAATTTTATACTTGGTAAAAAGCTTTTTGAGAAACAAACTAAGATAGCAGTTTATATAAATGGTATAGATTATGAAGAAGCTATTGATTTTTTCCCAAAAAGAAGAAAATTTAAAGAGCTTCAAGATACTCTTATTTTTTTTACAAACAATGAATTTGTTGCTGATTTATACATAAAAATAAACTATTCTCCAAAGATGCAGCTAAGGCTTGGAATAGATGAAAGTTATAGTAAAATAGGCCTTGGTGCAAGGCTTAAAAGTAATAAAAATATGTCAAATTTTATAAAATTTAGGCTCTGTTCTTAAATTTTCAGATATAAAATCTAAAATATTTGTTATTATTACATTAAAGAAATATATTTATTTGTAAAAGGATGTGCATCAATGGCATTTATCGATTACCTAAGAAGATTTTTTGTCTTTTTTAGATTTAAACACAGCACCATTTTGGTAGCTTCTATTGCATTAAGCATCTTATTTTGGCTTTACGCTCCACTTGTAGCTTTTAACGATGTATATAGCTTTGCTAGTATAAGTTCAAGAGTCACTATATTAATTGCATTTTGGGCAGTTATTTTATTTTTTGTTTTAATCAAGCCATTAATGCACTATTTAGCATCTCAAAAAGATGAAAAAAATAACAAGCTAAAAGAGATAAAAAAAGAGTCTATGGATAGTTTTGGTAAGGCAAAAAGAAATTTTATGCTTTCTTTGAAAGATGCCAAAACAACATGGAAAAAAGATATAAATTTTAAAAAATTACCTTTAATAATGATAATGGGTAATGAAGGTGCTGGAAAGAGCGCATTTATAAACTACTCAAATATCGAATTTCCACTATCTGATAGTTTGGATACTTATAAAAAAATACACAAAAGTACAACAAACTTTAATCTTTACATTTCAAAATTTGGCGCACTTTTAGATACTGAGGGTATACATTTTGCACAAGAGAGCTTGTACCAGCCAACAGCTACTGAAGAGCTTCCTGAAGATGATGTGGATAAAAATAGGGATTACTTGCTTAAAAAAAGTATCTGGAGTGAATTTTTGCACTTTTTAAAACGAAATGATTTTAACGCTAGATTAAGCGGTGCGGTTTTAATCATAGATACTAAAAAATTCCTTGAAGGCACGCAAGAATATTTTGATGAATTAATTAGATATATGATAAAAAGGGTTAATGATTGTGAGAAACATCTAAATATTAAATTCCCTATTTATATTGTTTTTAGCAAACTTGACTTAATAGATGGCATGGGAGATTATTTTAGGCTTTTCAATGAAGATGTGGCAAATAAAGCTCTAGGAATAAACTTAGATCCAAATTTCTCAAAACAATCACTAGAGACTGAACTAAAAGGCTTAAGTGAGTCACTATTTAAACATCTTATGAGTAAGAACTCGATTTCGCATTTATTGGAAGATAAAAAACGTTCATATCTCTTTTTAAAACAACTTGATAATTTTTTTGCTTTAGTGAAAGATTTTGTAACAAAGCTAAGCTCTCAAAATGCACTTAAAAATAGCTCAACCATAAATGGAATTTATTTCGTCAGTGCTTATCAAGAAAATATACCTATAAACTACCTTACAAACACTATTTGCGATAGATATAACATCAAAAAACCACTTTTAAGAGCAGTAAACAACTATAGTAAACAAAGTTATTTTGTAAAATCATTTTTAAAAGAGATAGCTTTTAAAGCTAACTTAAATAAATTTGGTGCTCAAAATAAATTTACAAAATTTGCAAATTTTGTTTTAGTAGCCGTACTTTGTACTGGAGTATATTTGGGTTCTAGTTTTATTCTAGATACCAAAAATATAAAAGAGCAAAATGCTATAAATAATGCAAATAAAATTTCTTCATACCTTGATGGTAAAAAATATAAGGATCTCTCTCCAACACAAAAGATTGAGCTTCTAAATTTACTAAAACAAAGTCTAAATGACTATCCAAGAATCTTTAGCGGCGATACTAAATTTGAGTATATAACACTAGATACTTCGTATAAAGGCTTCACTCCAGTTAAAGCGCTTTACTATGATTTGAATGCTGATTTTTTCAAAAATACAGTTTTAACTGAAATGGAAAATATACTAAAAAATGAAATTGATCCAGATAAGCTAATAAAAGCATTTTATATGTATGATTCGCTCTTTGACAAAGACTACACAAATGTGGATTTATTTAAAATTTGGATTAGTACGAACTGGGATAAATTTGAAAAATATGGCGTTGCAAAAGATGAATTTTTAGCTCATATTGAGGCTATTTTAAAAGCAGAAAATTTAAACATAACTGCAGATACAGTTGCTCAAAGTATAGCAAATACGAGACTATCACCTGTTCAAAGAGCACAAAGGCTCTACTACATACTTGAGTTCATTTCGTTTAAGGACGATAAATCTTTTTATGATATTAAAAAAGATGTTGAAAATTTATATGCAGTAGTCCAAGAAAAAGAAGCATTTAGGCCATTTAATAAAATTTATACAAAAGAAAATTTAAGAGATTTCTTATCAAAGCTTAGCTCAAACATAGATCAAACAGCTGGAATAGAATCTTGGCTAATGGAGACAAATTCTTCTTTAAAAGATATTAGCTCAAATGATAAGAAAGAGTTAAGCATTGCTGTAATAGAGCTTTATTTGCAAAATTATGCTGATAAGTGGAGCCAAATTTTAAGAGAAATAGAGCCAAATGAATTTAGCACAAAAAAAGAGGTCATAGAAGAGCTCGACATCTTGTCAAAGAGAGAAAATCCTTTAAATTCTTTAATAAAATTAACTAATCAAAATACAAATTTAAATGATGAGAATTTACTAAAATATATCTACTCTTTAGGATTTGCTTCAAGTGAGATAAAGCGTGTTTTTAGTGATTTTAGTGCTAAATTTACTAATTATCATACGTTAAATTCTAATGACTTGCTAGATATTATAAGCAATGACGTAACAAGTGTTTATAAAAAAGTTAGTGACTATAACTTCGAAATGCTTCAAAGTAACGATGATAAAATAGTTTATGCAATAAATGGTATAAAAAATGAAAATGACCCATTTGTTGTCTTAAATAATGATGCTAAGAAGCTTCCAGATGAGTTAAATGAATATTATCAAAAGTTATCGACACTTGCGTGGAAACAAGTAGAAAATGGCGCTTCAGCACTTTTATCAACAGCATATAGAGATGATGTTTTTGATGATTTTGAAAGTCTTATCAAGCCATTTTATCCATTTAATGAACAATCTCCAAAGGCTGTTAGCATAGAAGAATTTAAAAGATTCTTTGGCAAAAACGGAACTTGGAATAGCTTTTATGATAGATATCTAAAACAAATCTTAAGCAAAACTGCCGATGGTTATAAAATAAGACCAAAATATGCAAAAGAGCTAAGATTTAGCAGGGATTTCCTTAAAAATATTGCCTATATAGACAGAATTTCAAATTTAATGCTTGATTCAAATGATGAGCTAAAATTAAATTATAATTTAAAAGCTGTCGACTTATCGGCAAATTTTAGCCATATAAATATTAGCTATTCTAATAACTCTTTGACTTATGATCATACAATTGCCTCAAATTTGATAGTCTCAAGTAAAAATTTTGATATATCAACACAGTTTAAATTCAATGCAGTTTCAAGTACTGGAAGCGAGAGAAAAGAGCTAAGCTTTGATGGAGAGTGGGGCTGGTATAAGATATTAAAAGCTTCAAACTTTAGTAGCGTTGGCGTTAGTACACTTAATTTTGATGGTAGAAGAGATTCTTATTTTGGCTTTGAAGTAACACCAAATGGAGGAGAGCTTTTAGAGCTTATGGATATCATACCAACGATAAATTTACCAAAGAAGATGCTTTATTAAGGAAGAAATATGCAACAAATAGCAGCAGTTATACAAAATTACGATAAAGCGTCAAGCTTTTCAGCTCAATTTATCATTTTTGATGAAAATAGCGGTGATATAGGCTCACTAGACACTACAAAATTTTCTTGTAATGATATGAGCGATTCAATCGCACCAAAACACGCTCATGTTGGATTTGAAGAGGGGGTTTTCACAATTTGTGGCTATAAAGATTGTGAAATTTTTTATAGTGATTCATATTCAAAGCTTCCAGATGACTATGAGAGCGTCATAAATTTGGGCGATGTCTTTAGGATAGGGGAGTTAAAATTTATATTTATAGACCCTTCTAGGATTGATGAATATATAGGAAAAGCCCATAAGATAATAGAAAATACAAAAAATTTTGACAAGCTTGATGATAAACGTTTTGAGCCAGTTGGTAAAATTTCAAATGTTGATTTTAAAGAAGAGCCAAAGATAAACTCATTAATAAATGATAAAAAAGATATCACTTTAAATGAAAATGCGCACGATGCAGTTTTAAATTTAAATGAGATAGCTCAAAATTTTGATGAAGAAGAAAATACAAATAATCAAAATATGCTTACTGCAAAAAGCATGGATGAGCTTTTAGTAAAGATAGTTGAGAGTATAAAATTGCAACCAAATATGAGCCCTATAAGTGAGCAGACTAGGACTTTAAATACAAAAGATATGGAAACAATCATGAAAACTCTTCCTCTTAGTGATTCGACAGAACTAATAAATACTGTTTTGGTTAAGCTTATATGCAAAGAGCTGTATAGCCAAATGTATGATATAGTCGAGAATAACTCATT contains:
- the tssC gene encoding type VI secretion system contractile sheath large subunit — protein: MSETKVKTPIIESIMQRSKYSKDDESYSVVKQGVAEFISNIITTNNAEDKINKLALDEMIAHIDTLLSAQMDEILHNKSFQELESTWRGIRFLVERTNFNENVKIDLLDATKEEILDDFENNLDITQSTLYKQIYSAEYGQFGGEPVGAIVADYELDKSNQDMTFLNKMSSIAAMSHSPLLTSLSAKFFGLDNFGELENIKDLKSMLEGPQYTRWRTFRENEDAKYTGCMVNRFLTRSPYVPEDNPIKSFNYRETVNNHDDMLWGNGAYAFATRLTDSFADYRWCGNIIGPKGGGAVKDLPTYTYENYGSVQTKIPTEVLITDRREFELSENGFIALTLRRDSNNAAFFSANSALKPKIFPNTPEGKAAETNFRLGTQLPYVFLISRLAHYLKVLQREEIGTWKERSDVERGLNEWLRQYISDQENPPADVRSRRPFRSAKVIVSDIAGEPGWYKIELLARPHFKFMGANFELSLVGKLDKE
- a CDS encoding type VI secretion system baseplate subunit TssE, with the protein product MSLIDKILYEFSDESKLRPYFKDLDSDIKDHIDTILNSRLGNYGRLNDSIIDLWSMGVEINELGHKLGIAIYELISSNENRIEVTSIGYDDSLKPWRIIFNINYKHKNDNFKEYLLKVIFKNNRYCEIL
- the tssF gene encoding type VI secretion system baseplate subunit TssF, with amino-acid sequence MDYNENNLAYFQKEMAYLDETRALFIKNFPKVAPFLDTKSKDPDVESIIENMAILTSRIRQELDENIPLIAESLVNILMPSYTNPFPSVCMQEFTLRDDFSGVKEFIPKGSIVESKQINGVTCKFQTIFDINLLPLKITKAFMSNNKSDYLLNLNISVTKDELSTKELDIDFLNLYLGDNVYFSSTLLMWLKNYLKFITISFEDSDQEIKLSPDKLSLDEFDERLIKSDEFGFEAFELLKELSFFPSKLNFVRVNGLSFLKNFSTKSFNIKFIFSKDMPSGYVPRLEYFSLFTTPAINLFAMSAEPILNNNRRSEYRIFLDRSNIDAYEIVSINKVVAHSSNNEKRILKNYKSFERFEFLNDERAKDYYFVSNKTDIKLNSYKEISFFKSDSKDQTISIDTLCCNGDLPCKLRLGEIDRVLSHQGVTTKNLTIPTSVKRVKIDGNLLWKLVSILSFSYQSILEKGSFLALLNTFSAPDDEFFKKFANSLYDIKTKQIYRVDQGFAKRGLLCIFYIDESEFESIGNVYALGINLAKFLSKFASINSFCELKIKCIKSKILLNYDFLGGTKKLI
- a CDS encoding type VI secretion system baseplate subunit TssG, with protein sequence MNKELNQASFFKLVKNCLKHHNRRDIFLKNSPSFAYPINELESLNKEDVLKIVVNFMGLLGSGSHLTSYILEKISKSSDNNFEKFFDFFDNYLLWLFFDSISLKNYARSFEKELDDKISKILLDILNISNKKLAKKFLPFSPLIISQRRPKREIEFALQRHFNLKNKLFLLENLPNQIFIAPSNLNSLGIKNRALGRNFILGKKLFEKQTKIAVYINGIDYEEAIDFFPKRRKFKELQDTLIFFTNNEFVADLYIKINYSPKMQLRLGIDESYSKIGLGARLKSNKNMSNFIKFRLCS
- the tssM gene encoding type VI secretion system membrane subunit TssM: MAFIDYLRRFFVFFRFKHSTILVASIALSILFWLYAPLVAFNDVYSFASISSRVTILIAFWAVILFFVLIKPLMHYLASQKDEKNNKLKEIKKESMDSFGKAKRNFMLSLKDAKTTWKKDINFKKLPLIMIMGNEGAGKSAFINYSNIEFPLSDSLDTYKKIHKSTTNFNLYISKFGALLDTEGIHFAQESLYQPTATEELPEDDVDKNRDYLLKKSIWSEFLHFLKRNDFNARLSGAVLIIDTKKFLEGTQEYFDELIRYMIKRVNDCEKHLNIKFPIYIVFSKLDLIDGMGDYFRLFNEDVANKALGINLDPNFSKQSLETELKGLSESLFKHLMSKNSISHLLEDKKRSYLFLKQLDNFFALVKDFVTKLSSQNALKNSSTINGIYFVSAYQENIPINYLTNTICDRYNIKKPLLRAVNNYSKQSYFVKSFLKEIAFKANLNKFGAQNKFTKFANFVLVAVLCTGVYLGSSFILDTKNIKEQNAINNANKISSYLDGKKYKDLSPTQKIELLNLLKQSLNDYPRIFSGDTKFEYITLDTSYKGFTPVKALYYDLNADFFKNTVLTEMENILKNEIDPDKLIKAFYMYDSLFDKDYTNVDLFKIWISTNWDKFEKYGVAKDEFLAHIEAILKAENLNITADTVAQSIANTRLSPVQRAQRLYYILEFISFKDDKSFYDIKKDVENLYAVVQEKEAFRPFNKIYTKENLRDFLSKLSSNIDQTAGIESWLMETNSSLKDISSNDKKELSIAVIELYLQNYADKWSQILREIEPNEFSTKKEVIEELDILSKRENPLNSLIKLTNQNTNLNDENLLKYIYSLGFASSEIKRVFSDFSAKFTNYHTLNSNDLLDIISNDVTSVYKKVSDYNFEMLQSNDDKIVYAINGIKNENDPFVVLNNDAKKLPDELNEYYQKLSTLAWKQVENGASALLSTAYRDDVFDDFESLIKPFYPFNEQSPKAVSIEEFKRFFGKNGTWNSFYDRYLKQILSKTADGYKIRPKYAKELRFSRDFLKNIAYIDRISNLMLDSNDELKLNYNLKAVDLSANFSHINISYSNNSLTYDHTIASNLIVSSKNFDISTQFKFNAVSSTGSERKELSFDGEWGWYKILKASNFSSVGVSTLNFDGRRDSYFGFEVTPNGGELLELMDIIPTINLPKKMLY